In one window of Azospirillaceae bacterium DNA:
- a CDS encoding electron transfer flavoprotein subunit beta/FixA family protein has translation MKVLVPVKRVVDYNVKIRVKPDGSGVETANVKMSMNPFDEIAVEEAVRLKEKGVATEVVAVSMGVQACQETLRTALAMGADRAIHVNTDVELQPLAVAKALKALVDKEQPQLVIMGKQAIDDDANQTGQMLAALTGWPQGTFASKVDVAGGKVSVTREVDGGLETVELALPAVVTTDLRLNEPRYASLPNIMKAKKKPIEATTPEELGVDVSPRLKTLKVAEPPKRKAGIKVADVAALVDKLKNEARVI, from the coding sequence ATGAAGGTCCTCGTCCCCGTGAAGCGGGTGGTCGACTACAACGTCAAAATCCGCGTGAAGCCCGACGGATCGGGCGTGGAAACCGCCAACGTCAAGATGAGCATGAACCCCTTCGACGAGATCGCCGTCGAAGAGGCCGTGCGCCTGAAGGAAAAGGGCGTGGCGACCGAGGTCGTGGCCGTCAGCATGGGCGTCCAGGCCTGCCAGGAGACGCTGCGCACCGCGCTCGCCATGGGCGCCGACCGCGCCATCCATGTGAACACCGACGTCGAACTGCAGCCGCTGGCCGTCGCCAAGGCGCTGAAGGCGTTGGTGGACAAGGAACAACCCCAGCTCGTCATCATGGGCAAGCAGGCCATCGACGACGACGCCAACCAGACCGGCCAGATGCTGGCGGCGCTGACCGGGTGGCCGCAGGGCACCTTCGCCTCGAAGGTGGACGTGGCGGGCGGCAAGGTGTCCGTCACCCGCGAGGTGGACGGCGGCCTGGAAACGGTCGAACTGGCACTGCCGGCGGTGGTCACCACCGACCTGCGCCTGAACGAGCCGCGCTACGCCTCGCTGCCCAACATCATGAAGGCCAAGAAGAAGCCGATCGAGGCCACCACCCCGGAGGAGCTGGGCGTCGACGTGTCGCCCCGCCTGAAGACCCTCAAGGTGGCCGAGCCGCCGAAGCGCAAGGCCGGCATCAAGGTGGCCGACGTGGCGGCCCTGGTGGACAAGCTGAAGAACGAAGCGCGGGTGATCTGA
- a CDS encoding cob(I)yrinic acid a,c-diamide adenosyltransferase, whose amino-acid sequence MVRLTRIYTRGGDKGKTSLGDGRRVPKHELRVAAYGTVDEANAAIGIARLHADAATDAMLARIQNDLFDLGADLCTPEQADPPYPPLRIVDAQVERLEREIDALNAGLRPLNSFVLPGGTPCAAYLHLARTVVRRAERMMTELAEVEPVGAPALKYINRLSDHLFVLSRHVNDGGAGDVLWVPGANR is encoded by the coding sequence ATGGTCCGGTTGACGCGCATCTACACGCGGGGCGGCGACAAGGGGAAGACGTCGCTGGGCGACGGCCGGCGCGTTCCCAAGCACGAGCTGCGCGTGGCCGCCTACGGCACGGTGGACGAAGCGAACGCCGCCATCGGCATCGCCCGCCTGCACGCCGACGCGGCCACCGACGCGATGCTGGCGCGCATCCAGAACGACCTGTTCGACCTGGGCGCCGATCTCTGCACGCCCGAGCAGGCGGACCCGCCCTACCCGCCACTGCGCATCGTCGATGCGCAGGTGGAGCGGCTGGAGCGGGAGATCGACGCCTTGAACGCCGGGCTCCGGCCCTTGAACTCGTTCGTCCTGCCGGGCGGCACGCCGTGCGCGGCGTATCTGCATCTGGCACGGACCGTGGTCCGCCGGGCCGAGCGGATGATGACCGAATTGGCCGAGGTCGAACCCGTCGGCGCCCCGGCGCTGAAATACATCAACCGCCTGTCCGACCATCTGTTCGTCCTCAGCCGCCATGTGAACGACGGGGGTGCCGGGGACGTGCTGTGGGTTCCCGGCGCGAACCGCTGA
- a CDS encoding twin transmembrane helix small protein, producing the protein MSSFFTLLMILAMVAVLASLGIGLFAMVRGGEFARKYSNKMMRARVILQGIAIACFVLAVLTQAG; encoded by the coding sequence ATGAGCAGCTTCTTCACACTCCTGATGATCCTGGCGATGGTGGCCGTGCTCGCCTCGCTCGGGATCGGCCTGTTCGCAATGGTCCGGGGCGGCGAATTCGCCCGGAAATACTCGAACAAGATGATGCGGGCGCGCGTCATCCTGCAGGGCATCGCCATCGCCTGCTTCGTCCTGGCCGTCCTGACCCAGGCGGGCTGA